From the genome of Marasmius oreades isolate 03SP1 chromosome 1, whole genome shotgun sequence:
CTGAATGAAACGTGAGATATGAATTCGATCTTCTAGTAATGGACGTACTTTGACGAGCGTTGGACCGCATCGTAGCTTTACTAGAACCTCCCAACTTGTGGAGGGTGCCTCCTCATCTTTCAACGGAGGGGGATGGGGCGGTGTAATTGTAATATCCAAACCCACCATCGCCAAGAGTATACAAAGTACTCTGGTAAGTAGCGACGGCAAACTCATAGTGTAGAATGGAATGCGATGGGGTTACGGTCTGCTACCTCTGACCGGAAGCCTTCTGTGACTATATAAAGGGACTCTTTATGTGGAAACCCCTCTCTGTTATCAAAGGGAATCTGATGCATCTCGTTATGGTGAGTGTCCATCGAAGTATCTGATCCTGGTTGATGTTTGTGAACCAGTCACAGATTGTGGCACCACCTATACTGGGTCATGGAATCGCCTATCGGCGTTGCCCCTGGCCAGAGGCTGACCATTTTAGACGAGAGTGTGGTAGTGGATCCCCTTCAGGAAATGAAATTCGTCGTTCTGAAGCTAGGACATTTCGAGAGTTTTTGATTTTTCCTGTGGGACTCCGCTGTTACCCCTCTAGACTCAAGCATTGTGGGTATCCTGTTCTTCTACTTCGTAGACGAAGTGATCAAAGGGAATTTTATCTCGCAACGACAAAAAATTCAAAGGCGTCGCGGATCCTCTTTGACAACTGGCTGAAAAGATGGGCTCATACAAGATTTCATCACGCTTGTTCAGGTCCTTAATCTTGTACTTTGCACAATCAAAGCGTGTATTAAAGGACGGGAGAAGCGACCTTCCACTGTTACAAATTGAGCTCACGAAGCTTGTCGACTAACTGGTTGCACGTTAAATGTTTGTTGTATGATCCTCTTTGAGATCTAATGTCGTTCAAATCAATTATAAAAAGAACTCGCCATCAGCAGGTTAAGTTGGTTGCATCATCCATGGGTACAGGACCCATGCTTAACGGGTGTGCTAGACAGTAGCGTGTGTTGCGATCTGAACATTCAACGAGGGCGACAACACTCTCGAACCGAGAGAACGCATATAGGTTTATTGCTGTCTACAAACGCAACAAGAGAGGAGTGCCGTAGAACAACCTTCCTCCGCCCAATCGAGGTGGGTTATCCGCGATGCTCAAACAGCCTCTGAAACGGGAatggagaatttagaaatATGGGAGAAAAGAGGAAGTAACGTAAAACGAACGGTGTAGTGCGTTATTAAGCTTCGTGACGCGAGATTGAGCGCTGAgatcaatggtcttgtcgcCAAAATCGACAACGATTCCTCCGAGAATGGATGCGTTAACCTGCGGGGGAAAAAAAGTTTGTCTGTAGGCGGAAAAATTACAAATGAATTCAATACGAGCAAACCTTGTTGGTGAGTTTGATAGTTTTGGCCTTCTGGGCGGCTTGGGACTGTTTGAGGATCGTTTCGAGGCGGCCGAGTATATCCTTCTGAAGAGGTGCAGCAGAAGTAACGGTGACCGTGAGCTCTCCTTTGTATTGCGCAATAAGGTCGTTGAAGCCTTCAATAACGCCTTCCATCTCTCCTAAACGGCCGTTTTCCGACAAGACTGCCAAGAGGTTCTTCGTGATATCGGATATGGGAGTTTTCTTTGCACCAGAAGACTCTATGCGGTAAAAGAGGGAGTTCAAACCAGCTCCCCGGTCTTTGGCGGAGAGAGTGGGATTATGGATGAAAGCATTGACTTCTGGCGTTTGCTTCATGGTCGCGGCTACATGGGCGAGTTCGGTATGAACTTGGCTGAGAACCTGGGGTGACTTTGCGAGAGCAGCCGCGTAGACAGCATTGGAATACTTAGTGGCAATAGCTGAAGCAGCTCGGCGACCTGTAGTTGGAGTAACGGGAATCGTACGTGCAGCAGACGCGAGCAACATTGTCAACGATGGGAAAGAGAGCATTGGACGACCGCGGCCCAAATCGGAAGTAAATCTGACATAAGCAACTCTGATTAAGCTCCTGTTATATACGTTCTGAGCTGTAATCCACTTAACACATAATATTCTTTTCAAATTTCCGTCGTGTTCTCTCCCGCTGGGTCTGATTTGATTAACAACTCTGCAGACAACGTGTTTTGTGCAGGAAAGTTCCAGAAAACATGTGTACATAATGAGAAACGAGGCAAACGCACTTGTTACGTTGACGGTGACTGTGGTGCCCGGACAATCGAGATGGCTCGGTCATCGTCTTCCTTTCCTACCACCATCACCTCCCCCATTAGAACGTTTAGAGCAAGAATTCCATTCCGGAATCGATTTTCAACCATAACAGCAATTTCAACGAACAGGGACTCGGCAAAGACCTTTATTGTCCATTCTGAACAATAGCTAACCGTTAGTAGTACAATGCACTTACGACAATAACACCGCATTGACTACGACCCACCATTTATCACACAGATTCCATTTGGGCCTtgtcttctttcttccctcaTGTTCTTTCCTACAATCGCCAGGTTGCGAGCTCTCACTGTTCTATTCACGacttctttccttttctcttcctctgcagCTCAGCAAGATAGACTTTGTGAGTGTTCATGTTGATGAACCAGCATGTTTTGGCACTCACCATCATTATCACCACTCTTCCAGTCACTTCTTCCGTCACATATTGTCAACCACCTGAATCTCTGCTCATTCAACAATTCGACGTCACTTACTTCGCCAGAAATAAATCCGTTTCTTTCAATATCGCTGCCTCCAGCGTCGTACGTCTGTTCTTGTCTCATAAATGAATCTATCCTCTTAGCTTTTGTACAGCTTCCCGATGTCGCAGTTTCCGCGAATCTTTTGTTCAATGTCTATGGCATGAAGCCCGTCAACTTGACCCTTGATCTTTGCAAGGTTTTAAGTGGTGCACTTTGCAAATTACCCATTCACGAATTTGTCGGCCAAGACTCTCTCACCATCCCCGACTCATTTAGCAGCAAAATCCCCGACATCGCTTATAAAATACCAGATTTAGAGGCCTATGCCCAATTCATGCTTACAGAGACCGATAGCGGCAGAATTAGAGCATGTGTGCAAGCCACTCTCTCCAATGGTTGGTCTACACATCAGCCTGCGGTTGAGTGGTCTACTGGAGGCGTGGCCATTGCCACCTTAATAGGTGCTATTTGGCAATCGCAATCTCCATACACACCTCTCCCGGTCAGATTGATTGACTTATTGTCCCTTTACCAGACCATCACTGTCACGGCCTTCCTGAACCTCAACTATCCATCCCTCTATCGCTCGTTTACACTCAATTTCGGTTGGGCCATGTCCTTGTTCACATCTTCACCCCCCACCGTTCAGGACGCTATCGATAATATGCGAGCGCGTACAGGTGGAAAGCTTGCCAACTCCACTCAAACATCACCTGTAGGATTGGTCAACCGGAAATTGTCACCTTTTAATGAAAACATTGCACTTACTCCAGAACCCTCGATTTTTATCCAAGTCCCTAATACGTTCCTTTCCGCTTTTTCGATAAAGAAAAGCACGCACTCATATCTTCTCTCCGACGTGCGACTCCAGCAACTGGCGACTACTGGAGACGCCCCTTCCGGGACAGTCCAAGTGGTCACGCAAGACTCGTCGAACGTCCTCCAAGCAGGTGTCCCATTATATGTCAACTCCCTTCATATCGCTACTGCGAATGCATTCATGACGGTCTTCATTTGCTCATTGATCCTAATCCTCATTGCAACGTTACTGTTTGTGGTGGGATATGGAGTTATGTATACGATAGAGCGGTTCAACCTTGGTCACCGTGACAGCAAGCTCGAACTTGATTCTGTGTATCCATCGTTCGTCAGAGCATGGTCCCTTCGCTTGGTATGTAACAGCTCAGTTTACAATCATGATTACTCATACGTTCCTGATAGGCACTGATGATGTTTACACCGCTTATGGTTTTCTCCATGTATCAATGGACCTTGAGAGATTCGTGGTTGTCGGTTCTTTTGTCGGTCATTACATTTCTAGCAATCACCGTCGGCCTGTTCTACACATATCTCGCCAtctttcgtcgtcgtcggtcAACGGACATAGAAGGCCTACACAACACTTCCACTTTCCTTCTCTCGCATGGACCCGTTCTTGCGCCGTACCGTATTCAGCGATATTACTTCTCCCTCTTTTACGTGGCGTCCGCGTTCCTGAAAGCTCTCTTTATAGCGGCCGTGAGATCTCAAGGTCTAGCCCAAGTTGTTCTTCTTTTGTTGGTCGAAATCGGGACCCTCCTCGGTTTTCTTGTGTTACGTCCACACAAGACTAGAGGAGGAGACATCTTAACCACCTTTTTGGCCGTCGTTCGCGTCATTTGTACTGGCCTTCTATTTGCTTTTGTTGAAAGCTTTGGTGTGCAAGCAATCCCACGTGTCGCTATCGGGGTTGTCATCGTTGCAATATTCTCGATCTCGGTCATCGTGATGGTCTTCAATATCCTCCTCAATCTCGGTCTCCAGAAGCTATggaggagaggaaagaaggaagaacATTCCCCGTCTAGTACAAGGCAGGACTCGGCCGACAACATCCTTGAAAAGGGTGCTTGTACGCCTACTCCCTCTGATGCCGCCAACTCCCTTATGAGTCGGGCACGAAATCCAACACCAGATCGAAATATCCCACTCGATCCGTCTGTCATCCAGCCCTACCCAACAACACCGTCGACTGCGACCAGTCCTACAGATTGCGCGAGTAATCCTCGTGACTCCGCCTCGACCAACCTTGGGACCATTTTACCTAGGCGATGGTCAATAACACCGTTACACTCCCCCACATCCTCTTCCGATGACCATCCTCCTTGCACAACAACCCACCAGGCTGTCAATGCTCTTAGCAGAACCTCTGAAGAATCTTCATACCCTCCATCTTCGCGGTTGAGATGAGCAATTGTTACGACATGAAACTGACTATCCTAGAGTTACGACCGTATTTAGTCTCTTGCTTAGCTAGCATAATTTTCGTACTTGAGTGTTGCCTGCATTTTGACGACCGAATTATTTCCTTTTTAAAAGCAcatcttttcgtttcttgAACTATATTTTATCCCACTTCAGTAGAAGATTTGTATCACCTCAGTCACTTGTATTTTTGTTCACTGTTTGAGTTATTTAGACCACCGTGGTCGGtagttcaaacgttcaacttCCCATGCTTGCGAAAGAGCGGAAGAGCGATGATATTGGCTATCTACGTCACGTATGTAACTCAGGTATGTACATATAAGTAAATACCTCGATAGCTCTTTGTAATAGGGCACAAGACGCAACGAAGAAAAATGAGAAATGAAAAGTagtaagaaagaaagaaaagagaagaTAGCGGTAAGACATTTTAGGTTTGTTATATGAGTGGAGGATCATCGGGAAGCGAGTCAAAAATTGTCGGTGACGGCGGTTTATAAGCGGTTATAAGCGTTATGCCTTTTCTCACAAGGCATTACAAGACGGTGACACTTGCCTTATGGAGAGTTATTTTAACCTTATAGAGCCTTATTTGGCTTACAACCGCTTATGAGCTTCCTGGAAAATCTCCGAGATGTCAAGCGCTTTGGAGTCACTGGAAAAATTTAGTCATTTTCAGTGCATTTTCAGAAGAGCAAAACACTCTCAAGAGTGTGACTTTTTGTATTAATTTCACAATCTGGAAATTCATTAAAAAGTCCAAGTTTTCATGATGTTTTAGAGGAAGGAATATGTTCTCAACATCTGGGCTCCTCTGGAAGTTTTTGAAGCTCTAAAACATGGCTAAAATGGAACATGTTCTGAGCATATTGGACCAACTAAAATTCTCCTGAAAGTCCACATTTTCTTCCTGCTTTAGTATATCTAAAATACCTTTAAAAAATGGAATTTTGATAAAATTTCCAAATATAGAAAAGCTGTTGAATATTTTACACTTTTACTGCATATTTGTCATCTTGCAATTTGGTGAAAAGCCATGCTCTTGGAAGTATTTTGCTCTTCTGAAAATGCACTGAAAATGACTCAATTTTTCCAGTGAGTGTTGGCCTAGGCTTGTGACCAGCCAttctttcaaactccgcgCTAGTTTGAAAGAACGGCTGGTAGGCACTGTTCACTTTTAACCATGTCACACATTTGTGATGACGGACTTGTAAATATTTTTTGTTTGTTGTGACAAGCCAGAGATGCACAGTGAACTTCTTTATTGtgcccttctccttcaaccGTTCTCAACAATTTTGACTCATCAGATTTATTATTTCCCATGTCATTTATGTCTGTCTCTGTGGATTAGTCAGGCTGGTAAgatttcaagcttcaagcttcaatctCTCTGctaacgaaaaaaaaaaaaattgccaTGCACACACACAACTCCAACCAAATCCATATTCATACCCCCAGTACATGCTCTCCTCAAATCCATACACAGTCAGCTACAAGATGCAAGATAATGTACCAGTTACCCTATAAACACCGGAGTGGGCAAGGAATGCAAGTCATGGGCTAGCTCTGTATGTTCGCTTTCTCCCAATCTTTACCATGTTACTCAGTTCGATTCATCCAGTTATCTCAATATGCACAACATTCCTCCCAGTGACCATCTACACAACTCAATGGCAGCTGTACCATCCTATGGTGCTTAATACCACCTCTGTTGAAAGTGAATGCCCCTCACACCGGTAGTTATGTTACCATTTCATATTTTATTCTATTCCCCTATTTTCACAGACGTGACCCTATCTACGAACACTTTATTTACTCGAGTACATGCCCCTAAACACCTCAGTCGTTCCACTCATTGTGTGACTGTCTGAGGTGTGTATACAGTAAGGCACCATAAGCAAGGGGTGCCACAAAAATTATTAGTGGATATCATGCTGGATTTCCCTGTCAAGGCCGTCCCAGACCCCCCCTCCTACCATATATGGTATATTATTTCCACATAACACGTGCTGTGGCAGTGCTTTTTAGGTGTTCAGTCCAGGCCAGGTCTGCCAGGATATGTGGTAACAGGTTGGTTTACATGGGTTTCTAGGTCACAGTGAGTTTATTTGAGTTCATGAATTATTTTTGAGTGCAAGACTATTTTTTAAATGGTTTAATTAAATTACCACTTAATTGAATATGAACTTTCACAGAGTTTCCCAGTTTCTTTGCTGCCAAAACTAAGCTTCACATTGCTAGTACTTCTGAAAT
Proteins encoded in this window:
- a CDS encoding uncharacterized protein (BUSCO:EOG09264KDO), whose protein sequence is MLSFPSLTMLLASAARTIPVTPTTGRRAASAIATKYSNAVYAAALAKSPQVLSQVHTELAHVAATMKQTPEVNAFIHNPTLSAKDRGAGLNSLFYRIESSGAKKTPISDITKNLLAVLSENGRLGEMEGVIEGFNDLIAQYKGELTVTVTSAAPLQKDILGRLETILKQSQAAQKAKTIKLTNKVNASILGGIVVDFGDKTIDLSAQSRVTKLNNALHQAV